GATCCAATTGGCCAGCCAGTGCGTACATAGTCGGCCTCATCCCACCAACCATCGAGCACGCTTAAGTTAGGTAAACCGTTCATCGCTGCCTTCATACCGCTAGTGCCAGACGCCTCGCGGGGCCGACGCGGGTTGTTGAGCCAGACATCACAGCCTGCTACCATTGCCCGCGACAGGTGAATGTCGTAGTTGGGCACAAAAACAATCGATCGGCTCAGCCCTTCATCCCGGGTGAAGTGAATGATGTTACGGATCAGCTCTTTACCGGGAATGTCTTTAGGGTGAGCTTTTCCAGCAATAACAAACTGCACTCGGCGATTGTGGCCATCTCCTTGAATGATTTGACGAATGCGCTCTACATCTCGCAAAAACAGAGTGGCTCGCTTATAGGTAGCAAATCGACGGGCAAAACCGATAGTCAGCACAAAGGGATCGAGCACTTCCTGAGCATCTACCACCTCATGGGACGAGGCCCCACGCTCTACCATGCTCTTGGTCAACCGTTCCCGCACATAAACCACGAGCTGAGATCGGCAGAGTTCGTGGTTGCGCCACAGCTCTTCGTCTGGAATGGTATAGACCCGATTCCAAACGGCATCGGTGGGGCCAGCCTGAGACCACTTGGGTCCTAAATAGCGGTCGTAGAGTTCCTGGGTTGACTTGGCGACACAGCTGCGAGCATGAACCCCATTGGTAATGGCGCGAATCGGCACTTCATTTAGCGGCAGGTCTGCCCAAAGCCCCACAAACATCTGGCGGGAGACCTCAGCATGTAGCTTGCTAACGCCGTTGACAAAAGTCGCCATTTTGATAGCCAGCACGGCCATACTGAAAGGGGCTGAAAAGTCTCCTGTGTTTTCCCGCCCTAGAGCCAAAAACTCTTCATCAGCCAAGCCAAACCGCTTAGCATAGTGCCCCAAGTAGTAAAGCACTTTGTCAGGCGGGAAGAGGTCAATGCCTGCAGGCACAGGCGTATGGGTAGTAAAAAGCTGTCCGGCCTGAGCGACCTGTTTGGCCTCAGCAAAGGTCAATCCGTTTTCGTCCATCAGCATTGAGATCCGCTCTAGCGCCAGAAAGGCAGAGTGGCCCTCGTTCATGTGGTGGGCAGTGGGCATCAGGCCCAAGGCCCTAAGCATACGAACTCCACCGATGCCCAGCATGATCTCCTGGTGGATTCGCATGTCAATGTCACCGCCGTAGAGGCGATCGCAAATATCCTGGTCGTACTGCGTGTTGGGTTCAATGTTGGTGTCGAGGAGATACAGCGGCACCGTGCCTATCTGAACCCGCCAGACCCGCGCATAAACCACGCGCCCAGGGTACCCTACAGCAATTCGCAGCTCTTCTCCTTGGGCATCTCGCTCGAGGTGCAGCGGCATGTTGTAGAAGTCGTTGATGGGGTAGCGTTCTTGCTGCCAGCCGTCGGCATTGAAGTACTGGGCAAAGTACCCCTCCTGATAAAGCAGCCCCACAGCCACCAGGGGCAGACCTAAATCGCTGGCTGACTTCAGGTGATCTCCCGCCAGCACCCCCAGCCCTCCAGAGTAGACGGGCATACAAGAGGTCAGCCCAAACTCCATCGAAAAGTAGGCGTAGCATTCACCTGAAACGATGTTAGAGCGATGCTTCTTAAACCAGGTTCGGTTCTGTAGATAGTCCTCAAGCCGTTGAGCCGCTCGATTCATCTGGGCTAAAAACCCTTCATCTTCTGCAACTTCCTGCAGTCGGGTTTGACTAATGGTGCCCAGCATCAAAACCGGATTGTAGCGGCTAGACGCCCACAGGTCAGAGTCCAGACGTCGAAACAGGTCAGTCGCGTCAGTATCCCAATCCCAGTGCAGGTTATAGGCCAGCTTCCGCAGAGGCTCCAGCTGGGCTGGCAAAGAGGGCGTCACATTAAAGGTGCGAATAGGGCGCATAAATCTCGCCAATGATGCTGTCATGTAGGGACATTTTGCCGCCCATTCATCAAATTGTCAGTGGTTTTAACACTCTCTTCCCAGGTCAAATTTTAAGGGCAGCAGACTCTGGCAAGAGACCCCTTAGACTTTGCCCTTCTCCAAACCTGGGGCAAACCGGCGTAAAGACTCACCCGCCTTCAGGCTGTCTACCCCTGTGAGCGGATCCGTTAAAGCTCGCATAAGACGCTCGTAGCGATCTACAGCCTGCTCGAAGGAATAGTTTTCGAGGGCGTATTGCCGCCCCTGCTGACCCAAATGATCGACTTTGGAGCGATCGCTGTAAAGCTCCAGCACACCGTTAACAAGAGCTGTGGGGTTTTCGGGCTCGACGACAATGCCCCCTCCGCTGCGTAAAACAGCTTTAGCTGCAGTACCGTCGCTAGGGACTGAAGCAATGATGGGCCGCCCACTCGCCAACAGCAGCTGGGTCTTAGAGGGCATGTTAAAGCCCACCACATTGCGCTTTTGCATAATTAGTCCCACATCAGCAGCTGCCAGCATGTCCGGCAGTTCAGAACGAGGAGCAAAAGGTAGGAGTAACAGGTTATTGACCTCCAATTCCTGGCGAAGCTGGTCGAGTTCGCACAGCTGGTTCTGCTCTCCGACAATCACAAAAACAATATCTGGGTAGGCAGACAGTGCCTTGGCAGCCCGAATTGCGGTTTTAAGACCCTGAGTGCGGGCAATGTTGCCGGTGTAAAGCACGACAAACTTATCCTGCAGCTGGTGCCGCTGGCGAAATTGGCTGGTGGCCTGGGGCAGCGGGCAAATGAAGTTAACGTCTACCCAGTTGGGAATGCAGACCATCTTCTCAGCTGGCACCCCTTTACTCTGCAGATTGTCCCAAAAGCCTTCGGCGATTACGCTAATCCTATCTGCACTGCGATAGGCAAATCTCTCCAGCGCTTCAAAGCAGCGGATAGCCACAGGATTGGTCAGTAGCCCGGTGTGAATCGCGGCTTCGGGCAAGATGTCTTGCAGATTGAGAATGCTAGGACAGCGGTACCAGGCCTTGAGCAGCGCTACCGGCAAACAGGCTGGTAGGGAGGGGCTCGTTGCCAAAATTACGTCTGGTCGCCAGCCCCGCAGCGCCTGCACAAAGCTCAGGGTAATAAAGCTCCCCTCTAACATTAGGCGAGCCACTAGACCTGGCTGCGGACGAATGGCCACAAAACAGCGCTGAATCAAGACTCCATTGCGCGTCTCAGTGCAGTATAGGCGGCCCCGGTAATCGGGGTAGAC
This genomic interval from Pseudanabaena sp. FACHB-2040 contains the following:
- a CDS encoding glycosyltransferase family 4 protein, whose translation is MRILIYSYNYYPEPIGIAPLITELAEGLVNRGHEVRVVTAMPNYPERTVYPDYRGRLYCTETRNGVLIQRCFVAIRPQPGLVARLMLEGSFITLSFVQALRGWRPDVILATSPSLPACLPVALLKAWYRCPSILNLQDILPEAAIHTGLLTNPVAIRCFEALERFAYRSADRISVIAEGFWDNLQSKGVPAEKMVCIPNWVDVNFICPLPQATSQFRQRHQLQDKFVVLYTGNIARTQGLKTAIRAAKALSAYPDIVFVIVGEQNQLCELDQLRQELEVNNLLLLPFAPRSELPDMLAAADVGLIMQKRNVVGFNMPSKTQLLLASGRPIIASVPSDGTAAKAVLRSGGGIVVEPENPTALVNGVLELYSDRSKVDHLGQQGRQYALENYSFEQAVDRYERLMRALTDPLTGVDSLKAGESLRRFAPGLEKGKV
- the glgP gene encoding alpha-glucan family phosphorylase, translated to MRPIRTFNVTPSLPAQLEPLRKLAYNLHWDWDTDATDLFRRLDSDLWASSRYNPVLMLGTISQTRLQEVAEDEGFLAQMNRAAQRLEDYLQNRTWFKKHRSNIVSGECYAYFSMEFGLTSCMPVYSGGLGVLAGDHLKSASDLGLPLVAVGLLYQEGYFAQYFNADGWQQERYPINDFYNMPLHLERDAQGEELRIAVGYPGRVVYARVWRVQIGTVPLYLLDTNIEPNTQYDQDICDRLYGGDIDMRIHQEIMLGIGGVRMLRALGLMPTAHHMNEGHSAFLALERISMLMDENGLTFAEAKQVAQAGQLFTTHTPVPAGIDLFPPDKVLYYLGHYAKRFGLADEEFLALGRENTGDFSAPFSMAVLAIKMATFVNGVSKLHAEVSRQMFVGLWADLPLNEVPIRAITNGVHARSCVAKSTQELYDRYLGPKWSQAGPTDAVWNRVYTIPDEELWRNHELCRSQLVVYVRERLTKSMVERGASSHEVVDAQEVLDPFVLTIGFARRFATYKRATLFLRDVERIRQIIQGDGHNRRVQFVIAGKAHPKDIPGKELIRNIIHFTRDEGLSRSIVFVPNYDIHLSRAMVAGCDVWLNNPRRPREASGTSGMKAAMNGLPNLSVLDGWWDEADYVRTGWPIGSGEDYDEPDYQDDVEANALYELLEKAVVPLFYNRDKDEIPRGWVAKMKDAIRLNTPLFNTARMVQDYAEQGYFAASDRCATFGLQDFKPARELAHWQTHIFEHWYDMRIEEIAISEATDLKVNQSFQVEARLHLGALTPDDVQVELYQGVVSVDGEIHSGIATPMTYRGQDPQGKRLYTVEVTYTTSGLQGLSLRILPQHQYLNSSYDMKLILWAQPESVKITADESFSRTQMASETAALL